In a genomic window of Flavobacterium sp. KACC 22761:
- a CDS encoding metal-dependent hydrolase, whose amino-acid sequence MKITFYGHASLGIEVGGKHIIVDPFITANPAAASIDLRDLKADYILLTHAHSDHVLDVQALAKLTNAVIVSNAEIASYYAKLGFNTHPMNHGGSWKFDFGKVKYVNAIHSSTFPDGASGGNPGGFVIESEHKNIYIAGDTALTMDMKLIPLRTELDLAILPIGNNFTMDIEDAIIASDFLECDKVLGYHFDTFGYIEINHEEAIKKFFDKGKDLMLLAIGESIEL is encoded by the coding sequence ATGAAAATAACATTTTACGGACACGCTTCTTTAGGCATCGAAGTTGGAGGAAAACATATTATTGTTGATCCCTTTATTACGGCAAATCCTGCGGCAGCTTCAATCGATCTAAGGGATTTAAAAGCAGATTATATTTTACTGACACACGCGCACAGCGATCACGTTTTAGACGTTCAAGCTCTTGCAAAACTGACTAATGCAGTTATTGTGTCAAATGCAGAAATTGCAAGTTATTATGCAAAATTAGGATTTAATACACATCCAATGAATCATGGCGGAAGCTGGAAATTCGATTTTGGAAAAGTTAAATATGTAAATGCTATTCATTCGAGTACTTTTCCTGACGGCGCTAGCGGAGGAAATCCAGGCGGGTTTGTAATTGAAAGCGAACATAAAAACATTTACATCGCCGGAGACACTGCTCTTACAATGGATATGAAATTGATTCCGTTGCGAACAGAATTAGATTTAGCAATACTTCCGATTGGAAATAATTTCACAATGGATATCGAAGATGCTATTATCGCCTCAGATTTTTTAGAATGTGACAAAGTTCTTGGCTATCATTTTGATACTTTTGGGTACATTGAAATCAATCATGAAGAAGCAATCAAAAAATTCTTTGATAAAGGAAAAGATTTGATGTTATTGGCAATTGGCGAATCAATCGAGTTATAA
- the menA gene encoding 1,4-dihydroxy-2-naphthoate octaprenyltransferase translates to MKHWIEAARLRTLPLSVSGIIVGSIYALSNPTETINTPTEVFSWKIFGFALLTTLGLQVLSNFANDYGDGVKGTDNADRVGPQRAIQSGKITPQAMKKAIIITSLLTLLSAIILIYFAFGKDNFGYSIFFLLLGIAAIVAAIKYTVGNSAYGYKGFGDVFVFIFFGLVSTLGVNFLYSKEVEPLLILPAIAIGLLSVAVLNLNNMRDEESDRKSGKNTIVVQIGGAKAKVYHFTLIITAMILVVVFAILSDYNFDQYLFLLAYIPLTKHLITVSKNQDPKLLDPELKKVALSTFLLSLLLVICMISLISDIIVNLFLGGR, encoded by the coding sequence ATGAAACATTGGATTGAAGCCGCACGACTGCGCACATTGCCTTTATCAGTTTCTGGAATTATCGTTGGAAGCATTTACGCTTTATCAAACCCAACAGAAACAATTAATACGCCAACAGAAGTATTTAGCTGGAAAATTTTTGGTTTTGCACTTTTAACAACATTAGGCTTGCAGGTTTTGTCCAATTTTGCCAATGACTATGGTGACGGCGTAAAAGGTACTGATAATGCCGACAGAGTAGGGCCACAGCGTGCTATTCAAAGCGGTAAAATCACGCCTCAAGCTATGAAAAAAGCAATAATAATTACTTCGTTATTAACGCTTTTATCGGCTATAATTCTGATTTACTTTGCATTTGGTAAAGACAATTTTGGATATTCAATTTTCTTTTTATTGTTAGGAATTGCTGCAATTGTCGCTGCAATTAAATATACAGTAGGAAATTCAGCATATGGATATAAAGGATTTGGCGATGTTTTCGTTTTCATATTCTTCGGATTAGTAAGTACGCTGGGGGTCAATTTTTTATATTCGAAAGAAGTTGAGCCACTTTTAATTCTGCCTGCGATTGCAATTGGTTTGCTGAGTGTTGCAGTGTTGAATTTGAACAATATGCGTGATGAAGAATCAGATCGAAAATCTGGAAAAAACACCATTGTAGTTCAAATTGGTGGAGCAAAAGCTAAGGTATATCATTTCACTTTGATTATTACCGCAATGATTTTGGTAGTTGTTTTTGCAATTTTAAGTGATTATAATTTTGATCAGTATTTATTTTTGCTGGCTTATATTCCTTTAACCAAACATCTAATTACGGTTTCTAAAAATCAGGATCCTAAGCTTTTAGATCCAGAATTAAAAAAAGTGGCGCTAAGTACTTTTTTGCTTTCGCTATTATTAGTAATCTGCATGATTTCACTAATTTCAGATATTATCGTTAATCTTTTTCTTGGAGGAAGATAA
- a CDS encoding 1,4-dihydroxy-2-naphthoyl-CoA synthase, which yields MDWITAREFEDITYKKCNGVARIAFNRPNVRNAFRPKTTSELYQAFYDAQEDTSIGVVLLSAEGPSTKDGVYSFCSGGDQNARGHQGYVGDDGQHRLNILEVQRLIRFMPKVVIAVVPGWAVGGGHSLHVVCDMTLASKEHAIFKQTDADVTSFDGGYGSAYLAKMVGQKKAREIFFLGRNYSAQEAFEMGMVNAVIPHDELEATAYEWAQEILQKSPTSIKMLKFAMNLTDDGMVGQQVFAGEATRLAYMTEEAKEGRNAFLEKRKPNFGENKWLP from the coding sequence ATGGATTGGATTACTGCCAGAGAATTTGAAGATATAACCTATAAAAAATGTAATGGAGTTGCCAGAATTGCTTTTAATAGACCAAATGTTAGAAATGCCTTTCGTCCAAAAACAACTTCAGAACTTTACCAAGCTTTTTACGATGCACAAGAAGATACGTCAATTGGCGTGGTTTTGCTTTCTGCCGAAGGCCCGTCAACTAAAGATGGTGTGTATTCTTTTTGCAGCGGCGGAGATCAAAATGCTCGCGGACACCAAGGGTATGTGGGTGACGATGGACAACATCGTTTAAACATTCTTGAAGTGCAGCGATTAATTCGTTTTATGCCAAAAGTAGTCATTGCAGTAGTTCCGGGTTGGGCTGTAGGAGGCGGACACAGCTTGCACGTGGTTTGTGATATGACTTTGGCAAGTAAAGAACACGCTATTTTTAAACAAACAGATGCTGACGTTACAAGTTTTGACGGAGGTTACGGATCTGCTTATTTGGCTAAAATGGTTGGACAGAAAAAAGCTCGTGAAATTTTCTTTTTAGGAAGAAACTACTCAGCGCAAGAAGCTTTTGAAATGGGAATGGTAAATGCCGTAATTCCTCATGATGAGCTTGAAGCTACTGCTTATGAGTGGGCTCAAGAAATTCTTCAAAAATCGCCAACTTCTATAAAAATGTTGAAATTCGCTATGAACTTGACAGATGACGGAATGGTTGGACAGCAAGTTTTTGCCGGAGAAGCAACTCGTTTAGCTTACATGACAGAAGAAGCTAAAGAAGGAAGAAATGCCTTTTTAGAAAAAAGAAAACCAAACTTTGGCGAAAATAAATGGTTGCCATAA
- a CDS encoding S1 RNA-binding domain-containing protein: MLKIGKYNALKILRDTKVGLFLGNPENDPDGIHDVLLPNKYVPNEFEIGEELVVFVYLDHEQRPVATTLEPYIMLNEFALLRVNYINQVGAFMDWGMEKDILVPFKEQARPMEKGKRYLVYLYMDKQTNRLVASSKTNQFLSNDHLTVEKGEEVDLIVSHITDMGINVIINEQHKGLLYKDEVYDDSIRTGDRMRGYIKNIRPDNKIDVVLQVQGYESIEPNAEKILGELRANRGFLRLNDNSHPEDIKTVLKMSKKTFKKAIGALYKEKLIEIKEDGIYLVKEN, encoded by the coding sequence ATGCTTAAAATAGGAAAATACAATGCACTAAAAATATTGCGTGATACTAAAGTTGGCTTGTTTTTAGGAAATCCTGAAAATGATCCTGACGGAATTCATGATGTTTTGCTTCCAAATAAATATGTCCCAAATGAATTTGAAATAGGCGAAGAGCTTGTTGTTTTTGTTTATTTGGATCACGAACAACGACCAGTGGCGACAACGCTTGAACCTTATATAATGTTGAATGAATTTGCGCTTTTGAGAGTAAATTACATCAATCAAGTGGGCGCTTTTATGGATTGGGGAATGGAAAAAGACATTCTTGTTCCGTTTAAAGAACAAGCGCGCCCAATGGAAAAAGGAAAACGTTACTTGGTTTATTTGTATATGGATAAACAAACGAATCGTTTGGTGGCGTCGAGCAAAACAAATCAGTTTTTGAGCAACGATCATTTGACGGTTGAAAAAGGTGAAGAAGTTGATTTGATTGTTTCGCATATTACAGACATGGGAATTAATGTCATCATTAATGAGCAGCACAAAGGTCTTTTGTATAAAGATGAAGTCTATGATGATTCGATCCGAACTGGAGACAGAATGCGTGGCTATATTAAAAATATTCGTCCCGACAATAAAATAGATGTTGTGCTGCAAGTTCAAGGTTATGAAAGCATTGAACCGAACGCCGAGAAGATTTTAGGAGAATTAAGAGCAAATAGAGGTTTCTTGAGGCTAAATGACAACTCACATCCTGAAGATATTAAAACAGTATTGAAAATGAGCAAAAAGACCTTTAAAAAAGCAATCGGCGCTTTGTATAAAGAGAAGCTTATTGAAATCAAAGAAGACGGGATTTATCTTGTAAAAGAAAACTAA
- a CDS encoding M28 family metallopeptidase: MKKTLIYAAFAFLIFTQASVSQVSEDPEIKKMISEIKAENLEATINKLVSFGTRHTLSDPKNKTKGIGAAQQWVKSEFDKFALESNGRLTSEIDYFDVKADGKRINVDSKIGNVMATLKGTDPNDNRIIIISGHLDSRVSDVMNIKSNAPGANDDGSGVAAVIELAKVMSKRSFPATIIFVAVTGEEQGLIGARHLAEKAKEGKWNIIAMLNNDMIGNSLSSGTNLRDNTQIRIFSETIPYLETEEEAKMRKAISRDNDSPSRLLARYIKTVTEQYVDQLKVKLVYRNDRFLRGGDHTPFSQNGFTAVRFCEMNENFDHQHQDLRTENNIKYGDLPEFMDFDYLRKNTCSNLATLANLASSPKAPENVGIEVKKLSNSSTLIWSAPEGKAQYGYQILMRETSSSHWEKTIFVKDTQAEIPYSKDNYFFAVQTVDALGHSSLPIFPIPIK, encoded by the coding sequence ATGAAAAAGACCCTTATCTATGCTGCTTTCGCATTTTTAATTTTCACTCAAGCTTCTGTATCCCAAGTTTCTGAAGACCCGGAAATAAAGAAAATGATCAGCGAAATCAAAGCTGAAAATCTCGAAGCAACTATCAACAAATTAGTTTCTTTTGGAACAAGACATACTTTAAGTGATCCAAAAAACAAAACAAAAGGAATTGGTGCGGCGCAACAATGGGTGAAATCTGAGTTTGATAAATTTGCACTGGAATCTAATGGCCGATTAACTTCTGAAATTGATTATTTTGACGTTAAAGCAGATGGCAAAAGAATCAATGTTGACAGTAAGATTGGAAATGTAATGGCCACTTTAAAAGGAACAGATCCAAATGACAATCGTATAATTATTATAAGCGGACACCTAGATTCAAGAGTTTCTGATGTTATGAATATCAAATCAAATGCTCCAGGAGCGAATGATGATGGTTCTGGCGTTGCTGCTGTGATTGAATTAGCAAAAGTGATGAGCAAAAGATCTTTTCCAGCAACCATTATTTTTGTTGCCGTAACTGGTGAAGAGCAAGGATTAATTGGTGCGCGACATCTTGCAGAAAAAGCAAAAGAAGGCAAATGGAATATTATTGCGATGCTTAATAATGATATGATTGGAAATAGCTTGTCTAGCGGCACCAATTTGAGAGACAATACTCAAATTCGTATTTTCAGTGAAACTATTCCGTATCTAGAAACTGAAGAGGAAGCTAAAATGCGTAAAGCAATAAGTCGTGATAATGATAGTCCGTCAAGGCTTTTGGCTCGATACATCAAAACTGTTACTGAACAATATGTAGATCAGCTGAAAGTAAAATTAGTTTATAGAAATGACCGTTTTTTGCGTGGTGGAGATCATACGCCATTTAGCCAAAATGGTTTTACGGCAGTTCGTTTTTGCGAAATGAATGAAAATTTCGATCATCAGCATCAGGATTTGAGAACTGAAAACAACATAAAATATGGCGATTTGCCTGAATTTATGGATTTTGACTATTTGAGAAAAAACACTTGTTCAAACTTGGCAACATTAGCAAATCTTGCTTCGTCTCCAAAAGCTCCTGAAAATGTTGGAATTGAGGTTAAAAAACTTTCTAATTCATCTACTTTGATTTGGTCTGCTCCAGAAGGAAAAGCGCAATATGGCTATCAAATTTTAATGAGAGAAACTTCATCTTCACATTGGGAAAAAACAATTTTTGTAAAAGATACACAGGCAGAAATTCCATATTCTAAAGATAATTACTTTTTTGCTGTACAAACGGTAGATGCTTTAGGACATTCAAGTTTGCCGATTTTCCCTATTCCTATTAAATAA
- a CDS encoding DUF2853 family protein, with amino-acid sequence MSAREELIKKYAADLKEKCGISPNMDLLTKVTIGCGPSIYNADASTVASSQQSELDTVKKNFLIKKLGLKDGPDLDAGINAVIEKYGHANKHKYRAVVYYLLTIHFKKESVYNK; translated from the coding sequence ATGAGCGCAAGAGAAGAATTAATTAAAAAGTATGCGGCAGATTTAAAAGAGAAATGCGGTATATCGCCAAACATGGATTTGTTGACAAAAGTAACGATTGGCTGTGGGCCATCTATTTATAATGCTGATGCCTCTACAGTTGCATCTTCGCAACAATCTGAATTAGACACAGTAAAGAAAAACTTTTTGATCAAAAAATTAGGATTGAAAGACGGTCCAGATTTAGATGCCGGTATTAATGCTGTGATCGAAAAATACGGTCATGCCAACAAACACAAATACAGGGCGGTTGTATATTATTTATTGACAATCCACTTTAAAAAAGAAAGTGTTTACAACAAGTAA
- the menD gene encoding 2-succinyl-5-enolpyruvyl-6-hydroxy-3-cyclohexene-1-carboxylic-acid synthase, which produces MIYPKIPLAQSIIEICSAKGITNIIISPGSRNAPLTIGFAQNPNFKCYSIADERCAAFFALGIAQQTKQPTAVVCTSGSALLNYYPAVAEAFYSQIPLIVISADRPQNKIDIGDGQTIRQENVFLNHSVFNANLTEEASVENDLKINKAIETSILQKGPVHINAPFEEPLYETVETLSVQSKITNSEEIIGTKTIENEAEFVSIWNKAKRKLVLVGVNEANTIDNAIIENLANDPSVVVLTETTSNLHHPHFVSSIDTLITPFDDADFKALEPEILITFGGMIVSKRIKGFLRKYKPKQHWHIDALRAYDTFGALTQHFVMKPNNFFTELFAKTEFTKSNYFSEIKKVYDLRKAKRNEYLQKIPFSDFKVFDEIIKSLPKNSQLQISNSSAIRYAQLIDIDESIEVFCNRGTSGIDGSTSTAIGAAVGSKKQGIFITGDISFLYDSNALWNSYIPKNFKIILINNGGGGIFRILPGHEEKPVFNTYFETSHQLTAEHLAKMYGFEYLKASDNKSLRENINTFYSQDNTPVLFEIFTPTAENDVILKQYFKELI; this is translated from the coding sequence ATGATTTACCCCAAAATACCGCTTGCACAAAGCATTATCGAAATTTGTTCAGCAAAAGGAATAACAAACATTATAATTTCTCCAGGTTCACGAAACGCACCTTTAACGATAGGATTTGCACAAAATCCAAATTTTAAATGTTACAGCATAGCTGATGAGCGTTGTGCAGCATTTTTTGCTTTAGGAATTGCACAACAAACCAAACAACCAACAGCGGTTGTTTGTACCTCAGGATCAGCATTATTGAATTATTATCCGGCTGTAGCCGAAGCTTTTTATAGTCAAATCCCTTTAATCGTAATTTCTGCAGATCGCCCGCAAAACAAGATTGATATTGGCGACGGACAGACCATTCGTCAGGAAAATGTTTTCTTGAATCACTCCGTTTTCAATGCCAATTTAACCGAAGAAGCTTCTGTTGAAAATGATTTGAAAATCAATAAAGCGATTGAAACTTCCATTCTTCAAAAAGGGCCAGTTCATATTAATGCGCCTTTTGAAGAACCTTTATACGAAACTGTTGAAACGCTTTCTGTTCAATCTAAAATCACAAATTCTGAGGAAATAATCGGAACAAAAACCATTGAAAATGAAGCTGAATTTGTTTCTATTTGGAATAAAGCTAAACGTAAACTTGTTTTAGTTGGCGTAAATGAAGCGAATACAATTGATAATGCAATTATTGAAAATTTAGCCAATGATCCATCAGTTGTAGTATTGACCGAAACGACTTCTAATTTGCATCATCCTCATTTTGTTAGTAGTATTGACACTTTAATTACGCCTTTTGATGATGCTGATTTCAAAGCTCTTGAGCCTGAAATTTTAATCACTTTTGGGGGAATGATTGTTTCTAAAAGAATCAAAGGATTTTTGCGAAAATATAAACCAAAACAGCATTGGCATATAGACGCTTTGCGTGCATACGATACTTTTGGCGCCTTGACGCAGCATTTTGTAATGAAGCCAAATAATTTTTTCACTGAATTATTTGCAAAAACGGAGTTTACAAAAAGCAATTATTTTTCTGAAATCAAAAAAGTGTATGATTTGCGAAAAGCAAAACGTAACGAATATTTGCAAAAAATACCCTTTTCAGATTTTAAAGTTTTTGACGAAATCATTAAATCATTGCCAAAAAACAGCCAATTACAAATTAGTAACAGTTCTGCCATTCGATATGCACAATTAATTGATATTGATGAATCGATTGAAGTTTTCTGCAACAGAGGAACGAGCGGAATCGATGGAAGTACATCAACGGCAATTGGTGCTGCCGTAGGCAGCAAGAAACAAGGGATTTTTATAACCGGCGATATCAGCTTTTTATATGACAGCAATGCCTTATGGAATTCTTATATCCCAAAAAACTTCAAAATTATTTTAATCAATAATGGTGGGGGAGGAATTTTCAGAATTTTGCCTGGACATGAAGAGAAACCTGTTTTCAATACTTATTTTGAGACTTCGCATCAATTGACTGCTGAACATTTGGCGAAAATGTATGGGTTTGAGTATTTAAAGGCTTCTGATAATAAATCACTACGTGAAAACATCAATACTTTTTACTCTCAAGACAATACTCCGGTTCTTTTTGAAATATTTACTCCAACTGCTGAAAATGATGTCATTCTGAAACAGTATTTTAAAGAATTGATTTGA
- a CDS encoding thioredoxin family protein yields the protein MRLLYIVILFLSLQTVSSQNQFVPNDTPYKTALEKAKTEGKPLFIMLYADWCPHCNQMKKEVFSNPDVMAFLNENYVCIWKNIEKDEGITLKDKYKTKSLPTFLFLDSNETLLYALKGEMKTPEFMIEAKYALNSRMQLPYLEKEFMSDPSNSDKFFAYLSTLKKGKDRTELSPATHIYLKTQSDAQLVSETNWRIIANGVTDINSREFQYVLKHQKEFATVASQSRVDRKIESIVTELLRPYVDNLDTVNYFKQREVAKSIRLQKTDSLVFKFDLTLAERTEKWQFYKRVTLENTQKLVWNDAGFLKDIGQTYLKHINDTESLKKSIFWVKRSLEINDSYDGNLLIARLYNKIKDKTMALQYAKDAKVICTEMTWDPKEVDALITELNKK from the coding sequence ATGCGTTTACTTTACATTGTCATCCTTTTTCTTTCACTACAAACCGTAAGTTCTCAAAATCAGTTTGTTCCAAATGATACGCCATATAAAACCGCATTAGAAAAAGCAAAAACGGAAGGAAAACCGCTTTTTATAATGCTTTACGCCGATTGGTGCCCGCATTGCAATCAAATGAAAAAAGAGGTTTTCAGCAATCCTGACGTAATGGCTTTTTTAAACGAAAACTATGTTTGTATTTGGAAAAATATTGAAAAAGATGAAGGAATAACTTTGAAGGACAAATACAAAACAAAATCGCTGCCTACATTTTTGTTTTTGGATTCGAATGAAACGCTTTTATATGCCTTGAAAGGCGAAATGAAAACGCCTGAGTTTATGATCGAGGCAAAATATGCGCTGAATTCCCGAATGCAATTGCCTTATTTAGAAAAAGAATTCATGTCAGATCCGAGTAATTCTGATAAATTTTTTGCTTATTTAAGTACGCTCAAAAAAGGAAAGGATCGAACTGAATTATCGCCAGCAACTCATATTTATTTAAAAACACAATCTGATGCACAATTAGTTAGTGAAACCAATTGGAGAATTATTGCTAATGGCGTTACTGATATTAATTCAAGGGAATTTCAATACGTTTTAAAACATCAAAAAGAATTTGCAACTGTTGCTTCTCAAAGTCGTGTAGACCGTAAAATTGAAAGTATTGTAACCGAATTACTTCGCCCTTACGTTGATAATTTAGATACTGTAAATTATTTTAAACAAAGAGAAGTTGCAAAATCGATTCGTTTGCAAAAAACGGATTCGTTAGTTTTTAAATTTGATCTAACGTTGGCAGAACGAACAGAAAAATGGCAGTTTTACAAAAGAGTGACGCTTGAAAATACTCAAAAATTAGTTTGGAATGATGCCGGCTTTTTGAAAGATATCGGCCAGACTTATTTAAAACATATTAATGATACAGAAAGTTTGAAAAAATCAATTTTCTGGGTGAAACGTTCGTTGGAAATCAATGATTCGTATGATGGAAATTTATTGATTGCCCGACTTTACAATAAAATCAAAGACAAAACAATGGCGTTGCAATATGCCAAAGATGCCAAAGTAATTTGTACCGAAATGACTTGGGATCCTAAAGAAGTTGATGCTTTAATAACTGAACTAAACAAAAAATAA
- a CDS encoding N-acetyltransferase family protein, with protein MEVTLRPATENDLQKILEIVNHSILHTTANYSYDIQTLEVQTKWFEDKKSKNLPIVVADLDGEVVGFGSYGQFREKIGYQYTVEHSVYVVDNVIGKGIGSKLLTELIRLAKEQGYHVMIGAIDADNAGSIAFHERFGFVATGTIREVGYKFDHWLDLVFMQLILK; from the coding sequence ATGGAAGTTACATTAAGACCCGCAACTGAAAATGACTTGCAAAAAATTCTTGAAATTGTAAATCATTCTATTTTGCATACAACTGCAAATTATAGTTATGATATTCAAACACTTGAAGTGCAGACAAAATGGTTTGAAGATAAAAAATCTAAAAACCTGCCAATCGTAGTTGCCGATTTAGATGGTGAAGTGGTAGGTTTTGGAAGTTATGGGCAGTTTCGTGAAAAAATTGGCTATCAATATACAGTCGAACATTCTGTTTATGTAGTTGACAATGTAATAGGAAAAGGTATTGGATCTAAATTATTAACTGAATTAATTCGTTTAGCAAAAGAACAAGGCTATCACGTTATGATTGGCGCAATCGACGCAGATAACGCAGGAAGCATTGCTTTTCATGAACGCTTCGGATTTGTAGCAACAGGAACAATCCGAGAAGTTGGATATAAATTTGATCACTGGCTGGATTTAGTTTTTATGCAGTTGATATTAAAATAG
- the tnpA gene encoding IS200/IS605 family transposase: MATELRKGSHTVSRLTCHVVWVTKYRFKVLKGDIQKRCRELLIQICEAEGIEILKGVVSADHVHMHIEYAPKQNVSSILKSFKGRTSRKLQMEFPELHARYWGQHFWASGYGVWSTGNITDEMVNEYLEHHRRKDNDDDSNFILE, translated from the coding sequence ATGGCTACAGAATTAAGAAAAGGTTCGCACACAGTAAGCAGATTAACATGTCATGTTGTTTGGGTTACGAAATATAGGTTTAAGGTTTTGAAAGGTGATATCCAAAAGCGCTGTCGTGAACTTTTGATACAAATATGCGAAGCGGAAGGGATAGAAATTTTGAAAGGAGTTGTGAGCGCAGATCACGTTCACATGCATATTGAGTATGCGCCAAAGCAAAATGTAAGTTCAATTTTAAAAAGTTTCAAAGGTCGTACTTCAAGGAAATTGCAAATGGAGTTTCCAGAACTTCACGCACGTTACTGGGGACAACATTTTTGGGCAAGTGGTTATGGAGTTTGGAGTACAGGAAATATAACTGATGAAATGGTAAATGAATATCTGGAGCATCATAGAAGGAAAGATAATGATGATGATTCAAATTTCATTCTTGAATGA
- a CDS encoding glutathione peroxidase, with amino-acid sequence MKKIAFLMCSALFMVFAQTQAQSSNKKSKTEKNMAEGTIYQFKVEDLSGKTFDFASLKGKKVMIVNTASKCGLTPQYKDLEAVYKEYKDKNFVIVGFPANNFAGQEPGTNEEIATFCQLNYGVTFPMMDKVSVKGDDMCEVYKFLTQKSKNGVQDSEVEWNFQKYLINEKGQLVKVIKPKTLVTDAEVINWIKS; translated from the coding sequence ATGAAAAAAATAGCATTTTTGATGTGCAGCGCCCTCTTTATGGTTTTTGCACAAACTCAGGCTCAATCGAGTAATAAAAAATCTAAAACAGAAAAAAACATGGCAGAAGGAACAATTTACCAGTTCAAAGTTGAAGATTTGTCAGGAAAGACTTTTGATTTTGCTTCCTTAAAAGGAAAAAAAGTAATGATTGTCAATACAGCTTCAAAATGTGGACTTACGCCACAGTACAAAGATCTTGAGGCAGTTTACAAAGAATACAAAGACAAAAACTTTGTAATTGTAGGTTTTCCGGCAAATAATTTTGCAGGGCAGGAGCCAGGAACAAATGAAGAAATTGCTACATTTTGCCAATTGAATTATGGCGTAACTTTTCCAATGATGGATAAAGTTTCGGTAAAAGGTGATGATATGTGCGAGGTTTACAAATTCTTGACTCAAAAATCTAAAAACGGAGTGCAAGATTCAGAAGTGGAATGGAATTTTCAAAAATATTTAATTAATGAAAAAGGGCAATTGGTCAAAGTAATCAAACCTAAAACATTAGTTACAGATGCAGAAGTAATCAATTGGATTAAAAGTTAA